Proteins from a genomic interval of Bradyrhizobium sp. CCGB01:
- a CDS encoding SDR family oxidoreductase, with product MTDWTTADIPSLSGKTAVVTGATGGLGYETAMALAGAGAIVILTGRNDAKGLRAIEGICERFPNALIAYEHLDLASLASVADFAKRFAASNEQLDLLVNIAGVMALPKRQQTEDGFEMQLGTNYLGHYALTARLLPQLRRAKAARIVNLSSLAHRPGAINFDDLQSKHSYRPWRAYCQSKLAMLMFALELQRRSLAAGWGLTSLAAHPGYARTDLIPNGPGTSSFQSRVSRWLQPLISQSAAEGALPTLFAATSPAAEPGGYYGPNWFYELKGPPVPAKIMPQAKDFATAAMLWDVSATLTGVSFDEIAVAA from the coding sequence ATGACCGACTGGACGACGGCAGACATCCCCTCTCTCAGCGGCAAGACCGCCGTCGTGACCGGGGCGACCGGCGGCCTCGGCTACGAGACGGCGATGGCGCTGGCGGGCGCCGGTGCCATTGTCATACTCACCGGGCGCAACGACGCAAAGGGCCTGCGCGCCATCGAGGGCATTTGCGAGCGGTTTCCCAACGCATTGATCGCCTATGAGCATCTCGATCTCGCCAGCCTCGCCTCGGTCGCCGATTTTGCCAAACGTTTCGCTGCCAGCAACGAGCAGCTCGATCTCCTCGTCAACATTGCCGGCGTGATGGCGCTGCCGAAGCGGCAGCAGACGGAGGATGGTTTCGAGATGCAGCTCGGCACCAACTATCTCGGTCACTACGCGCTGACGGCGCGGCTGCTGCCGCAGCTTCGCCGCGCCAAGGCGGCTCGGATCGTCAACCTCTCGAGCCTTGCGCATCGCCCCGGCGCGATCAATTTCGACGATCTGCAAAGCAAGCATTCCTATCGCCCCTGGCGCGCCTACTGCCAGTCCAAGCTGGCGATGCTGATGTTTGCGCTGGAGTTGCAGCGCCGCAGCCTCGCTGCCGGCTGGGGCCTGACGAGCCTTGCCGCCCATCCCGGCTACGCGCGAACCGATCTCATCCCGAACGGGCCGGGCACCAGCTCGTTCCAATCGCGTGTGAGCCGGTGGCTGCAGCCCTTGATCAGCCAGTCCGCGGCCGAAGGTGCGCTGCCGACCCTGTTCGCCGCGACCTCGCCGGCTGCCGAGCCCGGCGGCTATTACGGTCCGAACTGGTTCTACGAATTGAAGGGACCGCCAGTGCCAGCGAAAATCATGCCGCAGGCGAAGGATTTCGCCACGGCCGCGATGCTGTGGGATGTCTCGGCGACGTTGACCGGTGTATCTTTCGACGAGATCGCGGTCGCCGCATGA
- a CDS encoding FABP family protein — protein MLPIPADIFTEPEDVSPDGLANLGPLRRLAGAWQADKGIDINPKAEGPERRTFIERIRMDPIDPQANGPQLLYGLRYHIHINTPEEDITFHDQVGYWLWEPATGLIMQTLAIPRGQVLLASGKAGPDDKTISVMAKRGDTAYGICSTDFLEQAFRTDSYRCDITFNDDGSWTYLIQTELFVRGAPFNHRDTNTLKLVAPPTLNPLAVIVNDRAKGNEPA, from the coding sequence ATGCTCCCCATTCCCGCCGACATCTTCACCGAGCCCGAGGACGTCTCGCCCGACGGCCTTGCCAATCTCGGCCCGCTCCGCCGGCTCGCGGGCGCTTGGCAGGCGGACAAGGGCATCGACATCAATCCGAAGGCGGAGGGGCCGGAGCGGCGGACCTTCATCGAGCGCATCCGGATGGACCCGATCGATCCGCAGGCCAACGGGCCGCAACTGCTTTACGGGCTGCGCTACCACATTCACATCAACACGCCCGAGGAAGACATCACCTTCCACGACCAGGTCGGCTATTGGCTGTGGGAGCCCGCGACCGGGCTGATCATGCAGACGCTCGCGATCCCGCGCGGGCAGGTGCTGCTCGCCTCGGGCAAGGCCGGGCCGGATGACAAGACGATCTCCGTCATGGCGAAGCGCGGCGATACTGCTTATGGAATCTGCTCGACCGATTTCCTGGAGCAGGCTTTCCGTACAGACTCCTATCGCTGCGACATCACCTTCAACGACGACGGAAGCTGGACCTATCTGATCCAGACCGAGTTGTTCGTGCGCGGCGCGCCGTTCAATCATCGCGACACCAACACGCTCAAGCTCGTTGCCCCGCCAACGCTCAATCCGCTCGCGGTGATCGTGAACGATCGCGCCAAGGGCAATGAGCCGGCGTGA
- the yacG gene encoding DNA gyrase inhibitor YacG, with amino-acid sequence MDDQVKKPSGPLKTCPICGKPQAQATRPFCSSRCRDVDLNRWLKGSYLIPGRDDDVEDIE; translated from the coding sequence ATGGACGACCAGGTCAAAAAGCCCTCCGGGCCGCTCAAAACCTGCCCGATCTGCGGCAAGCCGCAGGCGCAGGCCACCCGTCCGTTCTGCTCCTCGCGCTGCCGCGACGTCGACCTGAACCGCTGGCTGAAAGGCTCTTACCTCATCCCCGGCCGCGACGATGATGTCGAAGACATAGAATAA
- a CDS encoding DUF2948 family protein, translated as MSPQLKLIALDADDLAVISTHVQDARVQAADIIWRQSEKRLVVGMSRLDWEQTLDGEAEPRRLVAALRFDRVLACKSRNIDLGAPDEVLDLVGIEFHSQDGRNEEPGGSALLLFAQGGAIRLDVECLECELTDLGADELGTALGIEGEG; from the coding sequence ATGTCTCCACAGCTCAAATTGATCGCGCTCGACGCCGACGATCTCGCCGTGATCTCGACCCATGTGCAGGACGCTCGCGTCCAGGCCGCCGACATCATCTGGCGGCAAAGCGAGAAGCGGCTGGTGGTCGGAATGAGCCGGCTGGACTGGGAGCAGACGCTGGACGGCGAGGCCGAACCCCGCCGGCTGGTCGCCGCGCTCCGCTTCGATCGCGTGCTCGCCTGCAAATCGCGCAACATCGACCTCGGGGCCCCGGACGAGGTCCTGGACCTCGTCGGCATCGAGTTTCACTCCCAGGACGGCCGCAACGAGGAGCCGGGCGGCAGCGCCCTCCTGCTGTTCGCCCAGGGCGGCGCCATCCGCCTCGACGTTGAGTGCCTGGAATGCGAGCTGACGGACCTTGGGGCGGATGAGCTGGGGACGGCACTGGGGATCGAGGGGGAGGGGTGA
- a CDS encoding Maf-like protein: MLGRPKFVLASGSPRRLSLLNQAGIEPDALRPADVDETPKRGELPRACANRLARAKADAALKSVQLDDELRGAFILSADTVVAVGRRILPKANLVDEAAQCLRLLSGRNHRVYTAITLVTPREAFRQRLVETRVRFKRLSEDDIQAYIGSGEWRGKAGGYAVQGIAGSFVVKMVGSYTNVVGLPLYETTTLLGGEGFPIRFGWLNATAV; encoded by the coding sequence ATGCTCGGCCGCCCCAAATTCGTACTTGCCTCCGGTTCGCCGCGACGCCTGTCGCTGCTCAACCAGGCCGGCATCGAGCCGGACGCGCTCCGGCCGGCCGACGTCGACGAGACGCCGAAGCGGGGCGAGCTGCCGCGCGCCTGTGCCAATCGCCTCGCGCGAGCCAAGGCCGATGCCGCGCTGAAATCGGTGCAGCTCGACGACGAGCTGCGCGGCGCCTTCATCCTCTCCGCCGATACGGTTGTGGCGGTCGGCCGCCGCATCCTGCCCAAGGCCAATCTCGTGGACGAGGCCGCGCAGTGCCTGCGGCTGCTGTCGGGCCGCAACCACCGGGTCTACACCGCGATTACCCTCGTGACGCCGCGCGAGGCCTTCCGCCAGCGCCTGGTCGAGACCCGCGTCCGCTTCAAGCGCCTCTCGGAAGACGACATCCAGGCCTATATCGGCTCCGGCGAATGGCGCGGCAAAGCCGGCGGGTACGCCGTGCAGGGCATTGCCGGCTCCTTCGTGGTCAAGATGGTCGGCTCCTACACCAACGTCGTCGGCCTGCCGCTCTACGAGACCACGACGCTGCTCGGCGGCGAGGGTTTCCCGATCCGCTTCGGCTGGCTCAACGCCACGGCGGTGTGA
- the hisD gene encoding histidinol dehydrogenase, whose amino-acid sequence MPVRLDRSSADFDQRFAAFLAAKREVSADVEAAARTIVDDVARRGDAALLEATAKFDRLTLDASGLRITAAEIDAAVKACDAATLDALKLARDRIETYHRRQLPKDERFTDPLGVELGWRYTAIESAGLYVPGGTAAYPSSVLMNAVPAKVAGVARLVMVVPSPDGKLNPLVLAAAHLGGVTEIYRVGGAQAVAALAHGTATIAPVAKIVGPGNAYVAAAKRLVFGKVGIDMIAGPSEVLVIADDTGNADWIAADLLAQAEHDASAQSILITNSARLAADVENSLEAQLKTLPRTAIAGASWADFGAIIMVKNLADAIPLADAIAAEHLEIMTDDPDALAAKIRNAGAVFLGAHTPEAIGDYVGGSNHVLPTARSARFSSGLGVADFMKRTSILKCGPDQLRALGPAAMTLGQAEGLDAHSRSIGLRLNLS is encoded by the coding sequence ATGCCCGTTCGTCTCGACCGCAGCAGCGCCGATTTTGACCAGCGATTCGCGGCCTTCCTTGCCGCCAAGCGCGAGGTCTCGGCCGACGTCGAGGCTGCCGCGCGCACGATCGTCGACGACGTGGCAAGGCGGGGCGATGCCGCCCTGCTCGAGGCCACGGCAAAGTTCGACCGCTTGACGCTCGATGCATCCGGCCTGCGCATCACCGCCGCCGAGATCGATGCCGCGGTAAAGGCCTGCGATGCCGCGACGCTGGACGCGCTAAAGCTCGCGCGCGACCGTATCGAGACCTATCACCGGCGCCAGCTGCCGAAGGACGAGCGCTTCACTGATCCGCTCGGCGTTGAGCTCGGCTGGCGCTACACCGCGATCGAATCCGCCGGCCTCTACGTGCCCGGCGGCACTGCGGCCTATCCGTCCTCGGTGCTGATGAACGCGGTGCCCGCGAAGGTCGCCGGCGTCGCGCGCCTCGTGATGGTGGTGCCTTCGCCGGACGGCAAGCTTAACCCGCTGGTGCTGGCGGCAGCCCATCTCGGCGGCGTCACCGAAATCTACCGCGTCGGCGGCGCGCAGGCCGTGGCCGCGCTCGCGCATGGCACCGCGACGATCGCGCCGGTCGCAAAAATCGTCGGCCCCGGCAACGCCTATGTCGCTGCCGCAAAACGGCTGGTATTCGGCAAGGTCGGCATCGATATGATCGCGGGTCCTTCCGAGGTGCTGGTCATCGCCGACGACACCGGCAATGCCGACTGGATCGCCGCCGACCTTTTGGCGCAGGCCGAGCACGATGCCAGCGCGCAATCGATTCTGATCACCAACTCCGCACGCCTGGCAGCCGATGTCGAAAATTCTCTCGAAGCGCAGCTGAAGACACTGCCGCGCACCGCAATTGCCGGCGCCTCCTGGGCCGATTTCGGCGCCATCATCATGGTGAAGAATCTTGCCGACGCCATTCCGCTCGCGGATGCGATCGCGGCCGAGCATCTCGAGATCATGACCGATGATCCCGACGCGCTTGCCGCAAAGATCCGCAATGCCGGCGCAGTGTTCCTCGGCGCGCATACGCCCGAGGCGATCGGCGACTATGTCGGCGGCTCCAACCACGTGCTGCCGACGGCGCGCTCGGCGCGATTCTCCTCAGGGCTCGGGGTCGCCGACTTCATGAAGCGCACCTCGATCCTGAAATGCGGCCCGGACCAGCTGCGTGCGCTGGGACCTGCCGCGATGACGCTCGGACAAGCGGAGGGGCTCGACGCTCATTCGCGCTCGATTGGATTGCGCCTCAATCTGTCATGA
- a CDS encoding ATP-binding protein — protein sequence MMSAHDWSDSPLGHPRDWSRALKSTVGMLLAAQAQIVLFWGPDFVALYNDAYSPGIGANHPRALGRPAIENWGELWDDLEPLLAGVRRTRKTFAAKDRPFYVERHGYGETSYWDVSYSAVPDDDGSVGGVLCIVSETTERILGEARLRNSEARYRELTTTLEQRVAERTAERHLLATIVETTDGQIQALDLDYRWLAINTSCADAYQRIYGKRPRVGDSLHEFLADRPEHLAAATAIWARALDGEAFINIDEFGDPQFDRRVFEMKFEALRAPDGTRIGAFLTGIDVTDRLEEQARLAQAEEALRQAQKMEAMGQLTGGVAHDFNNLLTPIVGLLDMFQRKGIGGEREHRLIAGAAQAAERAKTLVQRLLAFARRQPLQAVPVDIGRLVADMGDLISSTTGPKIQVTVDTPEGLPEAMADPNQVEMAILNLSVNARDAMPDGGKLRISAKARTVVRGHHSDLAPGAYVCISVADTGIGMDEATLAHAVEPFFSTKGIGQGTGLGLSMVHGLASQLGGALTIRSAVGLGTTVELWLPVSQASTAQSHTVPQPKLRPLPVGTALLVDDEPLVRMSTAEMLGELGYSVVEAGSAEDALQRVREGLRPNLLVTDHLMPGMSGTDLGLALRDQYPELQILVVSGYANNEGITPDLSRLTKPFRSDELAASLAGLAKVGR from the coding sequence ATGATGAGCGCCCACGACTGGTCGGATTCACCGCTCGGTCATCCCCGCGACTGGTCCCGGGCGCTGAAGTCGACGGTCGGCATGCTGCTGGCTGCGCAAGCCCAGATCGTCCTGTTCTGGGGTCCTGATTTCGTCGCACTCTATAACGACGCCTATTCGCCCGGCATCGGCGCCAATCACCCCCGCGCCCTCGGCCGCCCGGCGATCGAGAACTGGGGCGAGCTGTGGGACGATCTCGAACCGCTCCTTGCCGGAGTCCGCCGGACGCGGAAGACATTCGCCGCCAAGGATCGTCCCTTCTACGTCGAGCGTCATGGTTACGGCGAAACCAGCTACTGGGATGTCTCCTACTCGGCCGTACCTGATGACGATGGCTCGGTCGGCGGCGTCCTCTGCATCGTGTCCGAGACGACCGAACGTATTCTTGGCGAGGCGCGGCTGCGGAATAGCGAGGCACGCTACCGGGAGCTGACCACGACGCTCGAGCAGCGCGTCGCCGAACGCACGGCGGAACGTCATCTGCTTGCCACCATCGTGGAGACCACCGACGGGCAGATCCAGGCGCTCGATCTCGACTATCGCTGGCTCGCTATCAACACGTCCTGCGCCGATGCCTATCAGCGGATCTACGGCAAGCGGCCGAGGGTCGGCGATTCCCTGCACGAATTCCTCGCCGACCGGCCCGAGCATCTCGCGGCGGCAACGGCGATCTGGGCACGCGCGCTGGATGGCGAGGCCTTCATCAACATCGACGAGTTCGGCGATCCGCAATTCGACCGCCGCGTCTTTGAAATGAAGTTCGAGGCGCTGCGCGCGCCTGACGGCACGCGGATCGGTGCGTTCCTGACCGGGATCGACGTGACGGATCGCCTGGAGGAGCAGGCGCGGCTTGCGCAAGCCGAGGAAGCGCTGCGTCAGGCCCAGAAGATGGAGGCGATGGGCCAGCTCACGGGCGGCGTCGCGCACGACTTCAACAATCTGCTCACGCCGATCGTCGGCCTGCTCGACATGTTCCAGCGCAAGGGCATCGGCGGCGAGCGCGAGCATCGCCTGATCGCCGGTGCGGCGCAGGCCGCCGAGCGCGCCAAGACGCTGGTTCAGCGTCTCCTCGCCTTTGCGCGCCGGCAACCGCTTCAGGCCGTTCCGGTCGACATCGGCCGCCTCGTTGCCGACATGGGCGATCTGATCTCCAGCACGACGGGACCCAAGATCCAGGTGACGGTGGATACGCCGGAAGGGCTTCCAGAGGCCATGGCCGATCCCAACCAGGTCGAGATGGCGATCCTGAACCTCAGTGTGAACGCCCGTGACGCCATGCCCGATGGCGGCAAGCTGCGCATCTCGGCCAAGGCCAGGACGGTCGTCCGCGGACATCATTCGGATTTGGCGCCGGGCGCCTATGTCTGCATCTCGGTCGCGGACACCGGCATCGGCATGGACGAAGCCACACTCGCCCACGCCGTCGAACCGTTCTTCTCGACCAAGGGGATCGGGCAAGGCACCGGTCTCGGCCTCTCGATGGTGCACGGCCTTGCGTCGCAGCTCGGCGGCGCGCTGACGATCAGGAGCGCGGTGGGGTTGGGCACGACAGTTGAGCTGTGGCTGCCGGTCAGCCAGGCGTCCACAGCGCAGAGCCACACCGTCCCGCAACCAAAGCTGCGGCCGCTTCCCGTCGGTACGGCCCTTTTGGTGGATGACGAACCACTGGTGCGCATGAGCACCGCCGAGATGCTGGGCGAGCTCGGCTACAGCGTCGTCGAAGCGGGCTCCGCGGAGGACGCGCTCCAGCGCGTCAGGGAAGGCCTGCGGCCGAACCTGCTCGTCACCGACCATCTGATGCCCGGCATGAGCGGAACGGATCTCGGCCTCGCCCTGCGCGACCAATATCCCGAGCTTCAGATCCTCGTCGTGTCAGGCTACGCCAACAACGAAGGCATCACGCCGGACTTGTCGCGGCTGACGAAGCCGTTCCGAAGCGACGAGCTGGCGGCGAGCCTGGCGGGCCTGGCGAAGGTGGGACGGTAG
- a CDS encoding UPF0262 family protein, which produces MTQPPEQDDSTNRIVAVTLDEDSIGRSGPDIEHERAIAIYDLIEQNLFAPDGADGKGPFTLHIGITGSRLMFDIRREDGAPVVAHLLSLTPFRRIVKDYFMICDSYYQAIRTATPDKIEAIDMGRRGIHDEGSRTLQERLKGKVRVDFETSRRLFTLITVLHWKG; this is translated from the coding sequence ATGACCCAGCCGCCCGAACAGGACGACTCGACCAATCGCATCGTCGCGGTCACGCTCGACGAGGACTCGATCGGCCGTTCCGGGCCCGACATCGAGCATGAGCGCGCGATCGCGATCTACGATCTGATCGAACAGAACCTGTTCGCGCCTGACGGTGCCGATGGAAAGGGGCCGTTCACGCTGCATATCGGCATCACCGGCAGCCGGCTGATGTTCGACATTCGCCGCGAGGACGGCGCGCCCGTGGTCGCGCATCTGTTGTCGCTGACGCCGTTCCGGCGGATCGTGAAGGACTATTTCATGATCTGCGACAGCTACTATCAGGCGATCCGGACCGCGACGCCGGACAAGATCGAGGCCATCGACATGGGCCGCCGCGGCATCCATGACGAGGGATCGCGCACGCTCCAGGAGCGGCTGAAGGGCAAGGTGCGGGTCGACTTCGAGACCTCGCGCCGGCTGTTCACGCTCATTACTGTCCTTCATTGGAAGGGTTAA
- a CDS encoding NAD(P)H-binding protein: MQVIIFGATGMVGQGVLRECLIDAGIDRVVAVGRSPTGVRNAKLTEITHGDFTDYAAIEPQLTGFDACFFCLGVSSIGMSEERYRQLTYDLTLAAATTLAKLNPQMTFVYVTGAGTDSTEQGSRMWARIKGKTENDLLKLPFKAAYMFRPGAIQPLHGIRSKTAWVQAVYAATWPLWSVLRRISPRLVTSTEQMGRAMIRVAREGYPRKVLEMEDINSL; this comes from the coding sequence ATGCAGGTCATCATCTTCGGTGCCACCGGCATGGTCGGGCAGGGTGTATTGCGCGAATGCCTGATCGATGCAGGCATCGACCGGGTGGTTGCGGTCGGGCGCAGCCCGACGGGCGTGCGCAATGCCAAGCTCACCGAGATCACACACGGCGATTTCACGGACTATGCCGCGATCGAGCCGCAGCTCACCGGCTTCGATGCCTGTTTCTTCTGCCTCGGCGTCTCATCGATCGGCATGAGCGAGGAGCGCTACCGTCAACTCACCTACGATCTCACGCTCGCGGCGGCGACGACGCTGGCGAAGCTCAATCCGCAGATGACATTCGTCTACGTCACCGGCGCCGGCACCGATTCCACCGAGCAGGGATCGCGGATGTGGGCGCGGATCAAGGGCAAGACCGAAAACGACCTGCTCAAGCTGCCGTTCAAGGCGGCCTACATGTTCCGGCCCGGCGCGATCCAGCCCTTGCACGGTATCCGTTCCAAGACGGCATGGGTGCAGGCGGTGTATGCCGCAACCTGGCCGCTCTGGTCGGTGCTGCGCCGGATCTCGCCGCGGCTCGTCACATCGACCGAGCAGATGGGCCGGGCCATGATTCGCGTCGCCCGGGAAGGGTATCCGCGGAAGGTGCTGGAGATGGAGGATATCAATAGCCTCTAG
- a CDS encoding low molecular weight phosphatase family protein yields the protein MAAPTRARDPQSVLFACAMNSVRSPMAESLLRHMFPQGLYVKSAGARRGELDPFAVSVMAELGQDISVHKPQTFEELEDWEGLNFDLIITLSPEAHHKALELTRTLAADVEYWPTQDPTTIEGSRDQKLAAYREVCDQLVMRIRRRFAKVGAASG from the coding sequence ATGGCTGCGCCCACACGCGCACGCGATCCGCAATCGGTGCTGTTCGCCTGTGCGATGAACAGCGTGCGCTCGCCGATGGCGGAGAGCCTGCTGCGGCACATGTTTCCGCAAGGCCTCTACGTGAAGTCGGCCGGCGCCAGGCGCGGCGAGCTTGATCCGTTCGCGGTCAGCGTGATGGCCGAGCTCGGCCAGGACATCTCCGTCCACAAGCCGCAGACCTTCGAGGAGCTGGAGGACTGGGAGGGGCTGAATTTCGACCTCATCATCACGCTCTCGCCCGAAGCGCACCACAAGGCGCTGGAGCTGACCCGCACGCTCGCCGCCGACGTCGAATACTGGCCGACGCAGGATCCCACCACCATCGAAGGCAGCCGCGACCAGAAGCTCGCGGCCTACCGCGAGGTCTGCGACCAGCTCGTGATGCGCATCCGCCGGCGCTTTGCGAAGGTCGGCGCGGCGAGTGGGTAG